The segment CGTTGTTCAGCATGACCCGCGTCCCCTTGACGATGGTGTCGAGCATCTGCTGGCGCTTCTGCTGCTGCTTCTTCTGCGAACGGAACGTGAAGAAGAACATCACGCCGAGCACCACCAGCATGAGGATGATCGGATTTGCGAAGAACGGAACCTGCTGCGGCGGCTGTTCCTGCCCCGCGGCGGCCGCAGGATCGACCGCAACCGTTTCAGTCGCCTTCACCGCGTTCGAAACCGCCGCATTGCCTGCCTGGGCCGGAGCTCCCGGACCGATCGAAACTGTTTTCGGGGCAGCGTCCGCCAGAATGAAATTCAAACTCATGTCTTCTCCTTAAACGTATGGTTGTTGCGTGACTGCGTTATGGAACTAATATGACATCTTTTCAACGTTCTTTCAAGCCCGCCGCCTGAAAATGCGCCTGAATTTGTTCGATCGGCTCCCCATCCGGCGCCAGATGAAGCATTTCGCACCGGCCGGAACCGTTCGCCGGCAGTTCCCGGCTAAACGGAACCGCGAGCCGGTACCCCCCGAAGGTGCGGGCGATCGATACATGCTGCCGAAACGCGGAAGCGAACGCCTCCGGCTCCTCCGGCCAGCGCAAAAAAAGAATGGAAATCTCCAGATTTCTCCGCCGGAGCTCCCGGATCACGAACAGATGCTCCGCCGGGCACGTCGGCTCCGGACCGCCGTCCAGCGCGATGCCGAGCCCGAAAGCGCCGCGTTTTCCGAACGGCAGGGCGCGGACCTTCGCGGCAAAGTCGGCGAGCGTTCCGAACCGGGCGACGCACGCCCCGGCGGTCTCGGAATTGAAGAAAAACGCCTGCCGGTCCTCCGTGATGAAATGCTTTCCGGCATAATCGGCCGCGGCCGAAAGAGCGGCCGGGGCCGGGGAAGGAGACAGCGTAATGAACGTCGCCCCGCCGGCCAGCGCCGCCTCACAGGCGGAGACCGTCCCGGCGCGGCCGCCGTCCACGGCGTACCCGCTCCGGCAGTCGCAGGAAAAAATCTCGAACACGGCCCGGACGGCAGCCGTCCCATCTCCCGAAAGCACCGGAAACACGCCATTGCGGGCAAAAAGGCCGATCCGCTCCGCCGCTTCGCCGTCAAGCCGGACTCCGGCCGAAAGAGCGCACGCGGGGGGAGCCGAGGGAGCACACCAGGGGAAATGACGCCGGAGCGCGGCAGCATTGGCCGCGGAATGCCCGCAGCGCAACAGAACGCCGCCGTCCGCCAGCGCCGTCTGCTCCCCTTCGAAACCGTCAGGCAGACGCCTCCGGCTGTCGGCGACGACCAGCAGGAGCGGAACGCCGTCTTCGGAACCGGCCAGGACCGCGCTGCGCCCGAGCAGATGGAGCGAAGCGGGACGGGGCGAGAAGCCGCCGTGTTTCTCCGGCAGCAGCGGCCTGATCTCCGCCTCACTTTTTCCAAGCAAAGCGAGGATATTTTGCGCGAACTCCGTCATCGTCTCCCGTCATGGATTGAACAAAACAGTTTAATATATCACAAACAACCTGATATTCAAGGACAAGGCACTTGAATTTTCCAAAACGGCATGCCAGATTAATGAGAGTCAATCAGGAGGACACCATGTTACGCGACGCATTCAGAATGAAACTGAAACCCGGCTGCATCGAGGAGTACCGCAAACGCCACGACCGGATCTGGCCCGAGCTGGTCAAAGCCCACTCCGACTGCGGCATTTGCGACTATTCGATCTATCTCGACGAGGAGACGCTCACGCTCTTCGCCTTCCGCCGCCTCACCGAAAAGAACACCGCCGACCGCATGGGCGAACTCGACATCGTCAAAAAGTGGTGGGAATACAACCGCGACCTCATGGAGGTCAACCCGGACAACTCCCCCGTCTTTACCCCGCTTGTCGAAGTGTTCCACATGGATTGAATCCGAATACGGAAAACCGGGCGGAAATCCATATCCCGCCCGGCGCCTCCTCTCCCCTACAGCCCCCTGCTGATGCGGATCGAGCAGAAGTTCGGCCCGCACATCGTGCAGAACTGCTCGTCGCCGTGGCCGTGGTCCGGCGGCAGGTCGCGTTCCGCCAGCGCTTCGGCGCGCAGCTCCCGCGCTTTCTCCGGATCGAGCGCGCACTCGAACTGCTTCTCCCAGTCGAACTCGGCGCGGGCGCGGCTGATCGCGTCATCGCGGTCGCGGGCGCCGGGCTTGCCGAGCGCCACATCGGCGGCATGGGCAGCGATCTTGTAGGCGACCACCCCGTCGCGCACATCGCGGGCGTTCGGCAGCCCGAGATGCTCCTTCGGCGTCACATAGCAGAGCATAGCCGCGCCCGAATAAGCCGCCATCGTCGCGCCGATCGCGCTCGTGATATGGTCGTAACCCGGCGCGCAGTCGATCACCACCGGACCGAGCACGTAAAACGGCGCGTCGCCGCAGCGCTCGCGCTCGCGGGTCATATTCATCTCGACCTCGTTGAACGGGATATGGCCGGGCCCTTCCACCATGGCCTGCACATCGGCGGCGCGGCAGCGGCTCACGAGTTCGCCGAGCACGTCGAGCTCGGCGAACTGCGCTTCGTCGCTCGCATCCGCGAGGCAGCCGGGGCGCATGCCGTCGCCGAGCGACAGCGTCACGTCATAGCGGCGGCAGATCTCCAGAATTTTGTCGAACGCCGTGTAAAACGGATTTTCGCGGTCGAACTTGTTCATCCAGGCCGCGAGGATCGAGCCGCCGCGGCTGACGATGCGCAGCAGCCGCTTCTTCGCCGCCGGAACCTGCGCCCTGAGCAGCCCGGCGTGGATGGTCATGTAATCGACCCCCTGCTCCGCCTGCTCCTGCATGACCTGCAGAATCAGCTCTTCGGTCAGGTTGTCCACCGTGCCGCAGCGCGCGAGAACTTCGTAGAGCGGCACCGTGCCGACCGGAATCGGACTGTGCTCGATGATCGAGCGCCGGATCTCGTTGATGTTGCCGCCGGTGCTCAGGTCCATGACCGTGTCGGCGCCGTATCTGACCGAATAATTGAGCTTCTCGAGCTCCTGGCGCGGACAGCTCGCCACGGCGGAGTTGCCGATATTCGCATTGATCTTGGTTTTCAGAATCCGCCCGATGCCGATCGGCTCGAGGTTTCTGTGGTTGATGTTCGCCGGAATCACGATCGTACCGGCCGCAACCCCCGCGCGGATCGTCTCCGCCGGGAGCTTTTCAAGCTCGGCCACACGCTGCATGGCCGCGGTAATGATGCCGGCTTTCGCCTGTGCCGGCTGCGTCATGATCTTCATTCGTACTCCTTTGTTCCCCGAAAAGTTGCTTTTTCTTCGGCCACGGGCCTCAGGTCTTTCGGGCACTGCGCCCAAAAGCTCCGGGTTCTTTTCGGGGGCCCCGCTCTCTGAAGAGACCGTGCCCCGCACTGCGTGTCGGGCGGCTCCGCCGTACTCTCTCCTCCGAGAAAGGCATTGTTAATGTTTCGATGGATTCTCCAACAAATTTTCGAGCGCCGCGATGGTCCGGTCGGCCGCGCCGGCATGGCGGCGGATCACCTGCCCGGCCCGTTTACCGAGCTCCACGCGCATCTTCTCGTCGGTCAGCAGCTTCCGCAGCTGTTCGTAAAGTTCGCCGTCGCCGGTGACGGTCGCCACTGCGTTCTCCTGCAGCAGCACCTTCAGGATAAAACGGAAATTCCGCAGCACGTGACCGGTCACGATCGGCTTCGACAGCAGCGCCGGCTCGATGAGGTTATGCCCCTCGTCATGCCCGGCCAGGCTCTTGCCCATGATGACCAGGTCGGCGCCGTTCATGAGCTTCAGCATCTCGCCGGTCGTATCGGCCAGAAGCACATCCGCCGGTTCGGCAGCCTCCCCGCCGGAACTCCGCCGCGAAAAACGAACCCCGAGGCGCTTCAGCATCTCGACGATATCGGCGGCCCGCTCGACGTGACGCGGAACCAGCACCAGCTTCAGATTCGGAATCTCCTTCCGGAGCCGGAGATAGGTTTCCGTCACGAGCTCCTCCTCGCCCGGATGGGTCGAGGCGGCCAGCAGGACCAGATGCTTCCCGGGGCCGAAGCAGGCGGAATAGCCCGCGTCCGGCAGTTCGCCCGGCGCCTTCTGGTCGAACTTCAGATTGCCGGAGACAACGACGTTCGCTTCGGGCGAAACCGACAGATAACGCTCCGCATCCGCCTCGGTCTGCACCGAAATCAAATTGAACATCTTCAGCAGCGGGCCGAAAAAACAACGGATTTTCCGGTAGCCCTTGACCGAGTGGTCCGACATCCGGCCGTTCACCAGCGTGACCGGAATGCCGCGCTTCCGCGTTTCCGCCACCAGGTTCGGCCAGATTTCGGTTTCGAAAATCACCAGCATCGACGGCTTCAGCACCGAAAGAGCCCGCCGGACCATCCAGAGGAAATCGATCGGGCAGAAAATCACCGCCGTATTCGCCGGCGCCTGATTCCGCACGAGCTCCTGACCGGTCGTGGTCGTGGTCGATAAAATGAACTTCCGCTCCGGATGCTTCGCCTGCCAGGCGCGCAGCAGCGACAGCGCCACCACCGCCTCGCCGACGCTGACCGCGTGAACCCAGACCGCGCCGTGAAACGCCTCAAGCTCCTTCACCCGCTCCGGGGTGAAACAGCCGAAACGCTCCATGAACGTGTTTTTCCAGCCCGGCCGGTGCCGGTATTTCAGGTAAAGCCCCGGCACGTAAAAGAGAAAGCCGACCGGCATGAACAGATTGTAGATCAAGCGAAACATTTATTCCACCGTGACGCTCTTCGCGAGGTTGCGCGGCTGGTCGATTTCACAACCGCGCTCCACCGCGATGTAGTAGGCAAACAGCTGAAGCGCCACCGTCGTCGGGAGGGGAGCGATGAAACGCGAACAATGCGGAATGAAAATCACATCGTCGGTCAGGTTCTCGACCTCGCGGTCGCCGGCCGTCGCCACGGCGACCACCGGAGCGCGCCGCGCGCGGCACTCCTGAATGTTCCCGAGAATCTTGTCGCGCCCCGGAATGTCATTGGCCAGCGCCAGCACCGGGTGGCGTTCGTCCAGCAGCGAAATCGGGCCGTGCTTCAGCTCGGCGGCATGATACCCTTCGGCATGGACGTAGCTGATCTCCTTGAGCTTCAGGGCCCCTTCAAGCGCGGTCGGGTAGAGGCAGCCGCGGCCGATATAGAAGAAATCGTCGAACCCGGCGTAACGCTTCGCGATCGCACGGATCTCCTCCGCCTGGGCCAGCACGCTGCGGATCAGCTCCGGCGTCTGCTCGATCTCGCGCACCAGCTCGCACCCTTCGCTGCGGCTCAGCCGCCGGTTGCGCCCGAGCAGCAGCGCCATCAGCAGAAGCACGGCGACCTGACTCGAAAACGCCTTCGTCGACGCGACGCTGATCTCCGGCCCCGCATGCAGATAGACGCCGCGCCCGGCCTCGCGGGCGATGGTCGAACCGACCACGTTGCAGAGCGCCGAAATATAGGCCCCCTTGCCGACCGCCTCGCGGACCGCCGCGATCGTGTCGGCGGTTTCGCCGGACTGGCTGATCGGAATCACGAGCGTATTCGGCTCGATGATCGGGTTGCGGTAACGGAACTCCGCCGCCTGCTCGACCGAAGTCGAAATTCCGGCGATGTCCTCAAAGTAATACTCCGCCACCATGCCGGCGTGCATGCTGCTGCCGCAGGCCGCGATGACGATGCGCGAAATCTGCGCCAGTTCGCACGGCGAAAACCCCAGGCCGTTCAGGATGGCCGTGCCCATCTCGTAGTTGATCCGTCCGCGGATCGCATTTTCGATGGTCTCGGGCTGCTCGAAGATCTCCTTGAGCATGAAGTGCGGATAGTTGCCCTTTTCGGCCGCCGCCGCATCCCAGTCGATATTCGCGACCTCCCGCTCGACGGGGACATTCGAGATATCGCGCAGATCGACGCTTTCGGGCGAAATCGCCGCGATGTCGCCGTCATTCAGGTAAATGACCTGCCGCGTGTGGGTCAGGAGCGCCGCGATGTCGCTCGCAATCAGGTTTTCGCCGCTGCCGAGCCCGATGACCAGCGGGCTGCCCTTGCGGGCGGCGACGATGAGTCCCGGGTGGTGCACCGAAACGACCGCGAGACCGTAGGTGCCGGAGACCTGCCGCAGCGCGGCGGCCGTCGCGGCCAGCAGATCGCCGTTGTACGCGTCGGCGATCAGGTGGACGATCACTTCGGAGTCGGTCTGCGAACGGAAGCGGTACCCCTTCTTCTCCAGATGGCTCCGCAGCTCATGATGGTTTTCGACGATGCCGTTGTGGACGATCGCGAACTCCCGCTTCCCGTCGCAGTGAGGATGCGCGTTGACCGTCGACGGCACCCCGTGCGTGGCCCAGCGCGTATGCGCAATGCCGCAGCCGGTAAACTCCCGGAGCCCGGACTCGGCCTGAAGCGCCGCCTCGAGCCGCGCCACCTTGCCGACCTCCTTGAGCTCCGCCATCATCCCGGCCCCGGCCAGCGCCATGCCGGACGAATCATAACCGCGATATTCCAGACGTTTCAGACCATCCAGGAGGATCGGCGGAACGGCGCGGGCGCCGGTATATCCGATAATTCCACACATAAGACGTTTCTACTCCATTTCCTGCGAAAAGTGAGTTGCAATATATTCGGCCGCCTCTTCCAGCGAACCGAGAATCTTGGTGCAGTAGCGGACCATCCACGGACTGCACTCCCGGTATTCATAGGGAGAAAACGCCACCACGAACTTGCCGAGCACGTGCGAAGCGTAAAAAACCTCCATGCTCGTTCCGATGCTCGGACGGCTGTAATTGACCAGAATAATATCCGCGTTGCGGACGTCGAGCAAATCGAATTCGACGATCTCGTTCGCGCTGTCCACTTCACGGTCGACGAATTTGCGCCGCATCGGGTCGAGCAGCCGGTAGCGGCCCGCCAGGAGGCTCTTCGCGCACTCGCGCCACTCCCGCGCCGCCCCCGCATGCTCATCCATGATCGGGCCCGACAGATAGATCGTTTTCAGGTTGTTTTCCCTTTTATCCATCAAATAACAGCTTCTTCAGATATTGACGATTTCAGGCGCGCGCAGATGAATCAGCGCCTCGGAAATGGCCAGCGCGTCGGTCGCATTCGTGCAGGCCAGCGCGGCCTGCGCGGTCTCCTGCATCTCGAACATCGACATGCTGCGGATCACCCGGCGCACCACCGCGATCGACGACGGCGCCATGCTGAGCTCATGTACGCCGATCCCGGCCAGCAGCGGAACCATATATGCGTCGGCGGCGGCCTGCCCGCAGACGCTGACCCAGATATTGTGCCGGTTCGCCGCCTCGACGCAGTTGCGGATCAGCCCCAGGATCGCGGGGTGGGACGGCCGGTACAGATAGGCCACCCGCTCATTGCCGCGGTCGATCGCCATCGTGTACTGGACAAGGTCGTTGGTCCCGATGCTGAAAAAGTCGACCATCGGGGCGAACTTGTCCGCCATCAGCGCCGCGGCGGGCGTTTCGATCATGATGCCGAGCGGCAGGTGCGACATATATTCGAGCTTCTCGTTCTCAAGCTGCTGCTGGAGCTGCCCGATGATCGAACGGACCTCGATCACCTCGCGGATGCTGCTCACCATCGGCAGCATGACCCGCAGATTCCCGAAAACCCCGGCCCGCAGCAGCGCACGCAGCTGGGTCTCGAGAATATCGCGCCGTTCGTGCAGACAGAGCCGGATTCCGCGCAGCCCCAGGAACGGATTCTGCTCGTTCGCCCGGTAGATGTTCGTATTGAATTTGTCGCCGCCGACGTCGAGCGTGCGCACGATCAGGGGCGCGTTGTCGCACTCGACCAGCAGCTTCTTGTAAACCTCGAACTGCTCTTCCTCATCCGGCAGGGTCTGCCGGTTCATATACAGATATTCGGTGCGGAAAAGGCCGATTCCGCTGGCGCCGCACCGCTTGACCTCGCCGACCTTGTCGGGAGAATCGAGGTTCGCGGCCAGCTGAACGATGAAGCCGTCGGTCGTCTCCGGCCGCAGCTCGCTTTCGCTCTCGAGCCGGCTCCAGAGCTGGCCGGCCTCGGCTTTTTTCAGGCGGTACGCCTCTTCGGTGCGGGCATCCGGATTGATCAGGAGCTTGCCGCTGTAACCGTCGATGATGAGCTTGTCGTCCGCCGTAAGCTGTTCGGGCAGTTCGGGCGGAATCCCGACCACGGCCGGGAGCCGCATCGACCGGGCCAGAATCGCGGTATGGCTGGTCGCACTGCCGGTTTCGACCGCGAAGCCGAGCACCTTTTCGACGTCGAGCTGGGCGGTTTCGGAGGGCGACAGATTGTGTGCGACGATGATACGGCGGTCGTCGAGGTCGATCTCGTGACCGTGCACATGGATATTCGTCAGGTTCGACAGAATGCGGGCCGAAACGTCGCGGATGTCCGCGGCGCGCTCGCGCAGGTATTCGTCCGCCATCCCGGCAAAAACGTTTGCAAAATGTTCGCTGGCAAGATAGAGCGCGTATTCGGCAACATAGTGTTTCTCCCGGATTCCCTTCTCCGCCTCGGCGATCATGGTACGGTCGTCGACGATCATGATATGCGCGTCGAAAATCTCCGCTTCCTGGGCCTTCAGCTTGTTGCGGACCTCCTGCCGGAGCTCGACCAGCTGGGTCCGGGTCAGCGCGAGGGCGGCCGAAAGGCGCGAGAGCTCCGCCGGGATTTCATCTTCGGTGATCCGGTGCGGCTCGGGCTCGCGGTATCGGGTCTGGCCGGTCACGCGCATCGTTCGCCCGATGGCGATGCCGGGAGAAACGGCGAGCGCCTGAATCGTCTGTGTCGGAAGCGCCATGGGAACCTCCTACTCTTCCCCGAACTTCGAAGTGAAGAAATCGACCGCGGCGCGGAACGCCTCCTCCGCCTGCGGGCCGGAGACGCGCAGCAGCAGCCTCGTGCCCCGCCCGGCCGCCAGCATCAGCAGTGAAAGCACGCTGCGGCAGTCGGCGACCTCGCCGCCGTCATCGAGTTTCTCCACACTCATGGACGCATCGTAGCCGGAGGCGATCCTGACCAGCTGCGCCGCGGGGCGCGCATGCAGCCCCATGGCGTTATCCACCGTGATCTCCTGCTCGAAAACGTTCTTTTCGCCCATGAATGTCATCCAGCTCCATCGTGGTTGTTGTTTCCGCTCCATGCCTCACGGGTGATTAATATATACCGTTTTCACGGATAAAGCAACCGCGTCCGGCTTGTAAAATACGGATTTCAACGCTATATTCAACACACAATCCTCAAAAACCATCTGCATCGGCAATAGAAGGAAACACCGCATCATGAATCAGAACTGGCATATTGAAACACAGGCGGTCCAGGCCGGCTACCGGCCCGGCAACGGAGAACCGCGCACGCTGCCGCTCTACCAGAGCACGACCTACAAATACGACGACGCCCAGAGCGTCGCCGACCTCTTCGACCTCAAGAGCGAAGGGTTCTTCTACACCCGGCTCGCAAATCCGACCGTCGACGCATTCGAGAAGAAGATGGCCGCGCTCGAGGGCGGCGTCGCCGCCGTTGCGGTCAGCGCGGGGCAGACCGCCTCGATGCTCGCCATACTGAACATCGCCCGGGCCGGAGACCACATCGTCGCCGTCGCGAGCCTCTACGGCGGAACGGTCTCGCTGTTCACCAACACCTTCAGCAAGCTCGGAATCGAATTCACCTTCGTCCAGCCCGACGCCGACTCGGAGACGGTCCGCAAGGCAATCCGCCCGAACACGAAAGCGATCTTCGCGGAGACGCTCGCGAATCCGGCCCTCATCGTGCTCGATATCGAGCGGTTCGCCGGCATCGCCCACGAAGCCGGGATTCCGCTCATCGTCGACAACACCTTTCCGACCGCCTATCTCTGCCGCCCGTTCGACTTCGGCGCGGACATCGTGACCCACTCGACCAGCAAATACACCGACGGCCACGCCATGGCCATCGGCGGAATCGTCATCGAAAAGGGGAATTTCAACTGGAGCAACGGCAAGTTCCCGGACTTCACGGAGCCGGATCCGGCCTATCACGGGCTGGTCTATATGGAGAACTTCAAGGCCGCCCCGTTCTCGGTCAAGCTGCGGGTGCAGTTCATCCGCGACATGGGGGTCCCGATGGCGCCTTTCAACGCGCTGCTCGCCAACCTCGGGCTTGAAACGCTGCACATCCGCATGCAGCGCCACTGCGAAAATGCGATGGCGATGGCGGAGTTCCTCGAGAATCACCCGAAGGTCAGCTGGGTCAACTATCCGGGCCTCAAATCGAGCAGCCAGTACGAACTGGCGAAAAAATACATGCCGAAGGGCTGCTCCGGCGTGATCTGCTTCGGAGTGAAGGGCGGAAAGGCGGCCGGCGAACGGGTCATGAACTCCCTGAAGCTCGCGGCGATCGTCGTCCATGTGGCCGACGTCCGCACCTGCGTGCTGCATCCGGCCAGCATGACCCACCGCCAGCTCTCCGACGCCGAGCTCAAAGCCGCCGGCGTCTCCCCGGATATGATCCGGCTTTCCGTCGGAATCGAAAACATCGACGATATCAAAGCCGACTTCGATCAGGCCCTCGCCAACGCCTGACCGGTCCGCGTCCCCTTCCGGGCCCCGGAGGGGGACGTTTCGTCCCGCTCCGACTCCCGGGGCGCAAAAGCGCGGTCAGAGTGCGTGTGCCGCCCAGAGCAGTCCGCGCAGCGTCAGTTCGCGCGCTTCGGGGACATCGAAATCCGCCGCAACGTGTCCGAGCGAGCAGTAGAACACCCGGCCTTTTCCGTAGTGCCGCTTCCATGCCGCCGGCATGATCGTCCCGGCAATCCAGTCGGCGTGCCGGCCGTCGAAGCGCGTGACGGCGAGCACCTCATTGCCCGGGTCGGTGTGCATGTAATACTGCTCGGAATGCATCGCAAACGTGCCGATTCCGGCTGTAATCGGATCATTCTTCACGACTTCGATCGTATAGTCGATCGCGTTGCCGGGGTGGGCGACCCACTGGCCGCCGACCATCCACTGATACTCGGTCTCCTGCCGGAACGCGTCGCCCATGCCGCCGTGCCAGCCGCCGATGCCGACCCCGGAGCGGACCGCCTCAAGCAGCCCCCTGAGTTCCTCCTTCGCGATGGACGACATGGTCCACACCGGCACGATCAGGTCGAACGTCTTCATTTTCTCCGTATCCGCCAGGGGAGAGAGCGAATCGACGCGTTCGACCGCGAATCCCTTCTCCGCCAGCAGCTTCGCAAACAAGGCGGAAGTCTGCTCCGGCTCATGGCCGCTCCAGCCGCCCCAGGTGATGAATGCTTTCCGGTTCATTTTCATGCCTCCAATTCAAGTTGACCGTGCCGGAGTCCGACCGGCAACGGCGCCGGGCGTTCGCAGGTCGATTGCACTTTGACGAATGCGCCAGTCCGCGCGGAATCACTGATGCCGCACATGACATCGAGAACGTGGAACGCAAGTTCTCCGCAGGCGCGGGCCGGAACGCCGCCTGAAAGCGAGCGGGCCAGATCCGCCGCCCCGATGCCGCGCATATTGTCGGTGTAGCCGTGCGTGAGCTTCAGTTTCGCCCACTCGGCCAGATGCGGCAGGAAAAGCCGGACCTCGCCGCCGAAGCAGTTCGGGTCCGGCACCGACAACGATCCCGCCGTGCCGTGCAGCTCGATGCAGGGCAGAGAGTGCTTCCAGACGTCGAAGCTCATCGCGAGATTCACCAGTGCGCCCGACGCGAAGCGCAGCACGGCCGCGATATGCGTGTCGACCTCGACTTTGCAGCTTTTTTCGGTCGCGGCAGGGGCCGTGATTTCGCGTTCGTCGAAGGCGCGTCCGCCGAACGCCGCAACTTCGGCCACCGGGCCGAGCAGATTGACCAGCGCAGTCAGGTAATAGGGCCCCATGTCGAACAGCGGGCCGCCGCCGCGCCGGTAGTAGAAAGCCGGGTTCGGGTGCCAGCTCTCGTGGCCGTGACACTGCATGAATGCGGTTCCGGCGACCACCTTCCCGATCGCGCCCGCATCGACCAGCCGGCGGCAGGTCTGGTGCGCGCCGCCGAGAAACGTATCCGGAGCGCCGCCGGTCCGGAGTCCTTTCGAAGCGGCGAGCGCGAGCACTTCACGTCCGGCCTCGCGGTCCAGGCCGAACGGCTTTTCGGTGTAAGCATGTTTGCCGGCCATCAGAATCCGCTTGTTGACGGCGGTGTGGAACTCCGGCGTGGTGAGGTTGATGACCAGCCTGATCTCAGGATCGTTCAGCAGCTCTTCGGTCGTCATCGCGCGGAAGCCGTACTGTTCCGCCTTCGCTTTGGCCCGCTCCATCACCAGATCGCTCGCGGCCGCGAGCCGCACGTCCGGGAAAGACGGCAGCGACCGGAAATAGGCGTCGCTGATGTTCCCGCACCCGATCACCCCGATTGCAACGGCATTTTTCATGAATCACCTCGATTTTGACTTGAATGGACGACGGATATAGTATACCTTACATCGTCCCGCAAACCAATAGACAAAAAATTTATTAAAATGGATTATTTATCCAGACACCTGGCCGGACTGCCGCGCCGGCTGAATGTGGCGCCGCAGCTCGATTCGATCGGCTTCATCCCGGAGAAGCGGGATATCGTCGACCGGATTTTCCCGAGCTGGAACTTTTCGTTCGTCCTGGCGGGAGAAGGCTTCTACGAGCTCGGCGGAGTCCGGCACAAAGTCCGCGCGCCGGCGGTGCTGACCCAGTGGCCCGGTGAACCGATGCACTACGGGCCCGACTCCGCCTGGCGTGAAATCTTCCTGATCTACCCGGAAAATTGCGGGGAAAAGCTGCGGGAACTCGGGCTCATGCGGGAGAACCGGCCGTTCTGGCAGGTCGGCAATCCGCACCGACTCTTCGAACTGGCCGAGGAGTTCGAAACGCTCGCGGCCGACGCGGAGCTCGAATCGAACACCGACCGGCTCGACTGCTGCGCGGTACGGCTCGTCCTCGAGAGTTTGCTGGAGAAGCAGCTGGGCGTACCGGGGCGGCTGGAGCCGGAGCTCCGGGCGCTGGCCGGGCAGATCCGGCGGAATCCGTCCCGGCCGTACGACTGGGACGAGGAGGCGGCGAAGCTCGGAATTTCCCGCACGACGTTCCGGCGCTTTTTTCTGGCCTACCTCAATCTGCCGGCGGGGGAGTTCCTGCTGAACGCCCGGATCGACCGGGCGCGGCGGCTGCTGATCGAAACGACGCTGCCGGTCGCGGAGATCGCCCGGCGGTGCGGATTCGCGGACCCGTTCTATTTTTCACGCCGGTTCCGGCTGGAAAACGGCGAGACGGCGAGCGCTTATCGCGACCGCAACCGGGTCGGGGGATGAAAAACAGGCGCGCCGCCCTATCCGTCCCATAGATTACCCGCATTCAAACGTTGCCTGCGGCTCCGATTATTCATCGTATTTTCCTGATACAACGCAATAAACCCTTTAGTCGCTCCGCAGCCTCCGGCCGCTTTCGCTCACACAGGGCAAAGCACCGCAACTTCGCTGCGGATTTTTGCGCAGGGGCTTTGCCCGGGTCCGGCTTGAGGCGTCGCCTCAAACTCCACTCGGAGCTTATCCCTGAATAAGCTCTCAAGGAGTGCGCGTCCTTAAGAATCCCGCCGGGGCCGGACAGCCCTGAACCCGGTCGCTTGCGCTCCCCTTGCGTTTTCAGTCGCCTGTTCCAACCCGGCAGACTTCCAGCAGCATCTCGCCCTCGGTCGGCGGCGTCACCGGGCGCATCCAGAGTTCATTCGAAACGTGTTTCTCCTCCTTCAGCAGCTCCGTTGTCACCGGGTCGAACCAGCGCAGGCAGTACTCCCCGGCCGGAAGCGACACGGCGAGCACCTTCCCCGCCGTCTCCGCCGCATAGGCAAGATAGCGCCCTCCCCCCAGAGACAGCGCCGCCGAACGGCACTCCGGCCGGAACA is part of the Victivallis lenta genome and harbors:
- a CDS encoding ThuA domain-containing protein; the protein is MNRKAFITWGGWSGHEPEQTSALFAKLLAEKGFAVERVDSLSPLADTEKMKTFDLIVPVWTMSSIAKEELRGLLEAVRSGVGIGGWHGGMGDAFRQETEYQWMVGGQWVAHPGNAIDYTIEVVKNDPITAGIGTFAMHSEQYYMHTDPGNEVLAVTRFDGRHADWIAGTIMPAAWKRHYGKGRVFYCSLGHVAADFDVPEARELTLRGLLWAAHAL
- a CDS encoding HPr family phosphocarrier protein; protein product: MGEKNVFEQEITVDNAMGLHARPAAQLVRIASGYDASMSVEKLDDGGEVADCRSVLSLLMLAAGRGTRLLLRVSGPQAEEAFRAAVDFFTSKFGEE
- the ptsP gene encoding phosphoenolpyruvate--protein phosphotransferase yields the protein MALPTQTIQALAVSPGIAIGRTMRVTGQTRYREPEPHRITEDEIPAELSRLSAALALTRTQLVELRQEVRNKLKAQEAEIFDAHIMIVDDRTMIAEAEKGIREKHYVAEYALYLASEHFANVFAGMADEYLRERAADIRDVSARILSNLTNIHVHGHEIDLDDRRIIVAHNLSPSETAQLDVEKVLGFAVETGSATSHTAILARSMRLPAVVGIPPELPEQLTADDKLIIDGYSGKLLINPDARTEEAYRLKKAEAGQLWSRLESESELRPETTDGFIVQLAANLDSPDKVGEVKRCGASGIGLFRTEYLYMNRQTLPDEEEQFEVYKKLLVECDNAPLIVRTLDVGGDKFNTNIYRANEQNPFLGLRGIRLCLHERRDILETQLRALLRAGVFGNLRVMLPMVSSIREVIEVRSIIGQLQQQLENEKLEYMSHLPLGIMIETPAAALMADKFAPMVDFFSIGTNDLVQYTMAIDRGNERVAYLYRPSHPAILGLIRNCVEAANRHNIWVSVCGQAAADAYMVPLLAGIGVHELSMAPSSIAVVRRVIRSMSMFEMQETAQAALACTNATDALAISEALIHLRAPEIVNI
- a CDS encoding O-acetylhomoserine aminocarboxypropyltransferase/cysteine synthase family protein gives rise to the protein MNQNWHIETQAVQAGYRPGNGEPRTLPLYQSTTYKYDDAQSVADLFDLKSEGFFYTRLANPTVDAFEKKMAALEGGVAAVAVSAGQTASMLAILNIARAGDHIVAVASLYGGTVSLFTNTFSKLGIEFTFVQPDADSETVRKAIRPNTKAIFAETLANPALIVLDIERFAGIAHEAGIPLIVDNTFPTAYLCRPFDFGADIVTHSTSKYTDGHAMAIGGIVIEKGNFNWSNGKFPDFTEPDPAYHGLVYMENFKAAPFSVKLRVQFIRDMGVPMAPFNALLANLGLETLHIRMQRHCENAMAMAEFLENHPKVSWVNYPGLKSSSQYELAKKYMPKGCSGVICFGVKGGKAAGERVMNSLKLAAIVVHVADVRTCVLHPASMTHRQLSDAELKAAGVSPDMIRLSVGIENIDDIKADFDQALANA
- the glmS gene encoding glutamine--fructose-6-phosphate transaminase (isomerizing), encoding MCGIIGYTGARAVPPILLDGLKRLEYRGYDSSGMALAGAGMMAELKEVGKVARLEAALQAESGLREFTGCGIAHTRWATHGVPSTVNAHPHCDGKREFAIVHNGIVENHHELRSHLEKKGYRFRSQTDSEVIVHLIADAYNGDLLAATAAALRQVSGTYGLAVVSVHHPGLIVAARKGSPLVIGLGSGENLIASDIAALLTHTRQVIYLNDGDIAAISPESVDLRDISNVPVEREVANIDWDAAAAEKGNYPHFMLKEIFEQPETIENAIRGRINYEMGTAILNGLGFSPCELAQISRIVIAACGSSMHAGMVAEYYFEDIAGISTSVEQAAEFRYRNPIIEPNTLVIPISQSGETADTIAAVREAVGKGAYISALCNVVGSTIAREAGRGVYLHAGPEISVASTKAFSSQVAVLLLMALLLGRNRRLSRSEGCELVREIEQTPELIRSVLAQAEEIRAIAKRYAGFDDFFYIGRGCLYPTALEGALKLKEISYVHAEGYHAAELKHGPISLLDERHPVLALANDIPGRDKILGNIQECRARRAPVVAVATAGDREVENLTDDVIFIPHCSRFIAPLPTTVALQLFAYYIAVERGCEIDQPRNLAKSVTVE